Proteins encoded within one genomic window of Flavobacterium gilvum:
- a CDS encoding DegT/DnrJ/EryC1/StrS family aminotransferase codes for MSKSKIWLSSPHMGGTELEYIQEAFDTNWIAPEGTNISEFEQDLENYLSQNLFVTALSSATAAIHLGLILLNVKPNDVVICQSLTFSASANPILYLGATPVFVDSEPETWNLCPIALEEAILDTISKGQKPKAIITVHLYGVPYKIEEIRAVANKYKIPILEDSAEALGSGYKGQKCGTFGDISVFSFNGNKIITTSGGGAIITSNYQLKQKIQFLASQAKDKAPHYQHSELGYNYQMSNICAGIGRGQMKVLDKHITLRRAMHDFYVSLFENIPGITVFTTADPDSFANYWLTSILVNPNETKNGINRETIRLALLDSNIECRPLWKPMHLQPLYKNYPFYGTKIAETLFEKGLSLPSGSNLTDLDRDRIKMAFIKLLE; via the coding sequence ATGAGCAAATCCAAAATATGGTTATCCTCTCCCCATATGGGAGGCACCGAATTAGAATATATACAGGAAGCCTTTGATACCAATTGGATTGCTCCAGAGGGAACTAACATCTCCGAATTTGAGCAAGATTTGGAAAACTATTTGTCCCAAAATCTTTTTGTTACAGCTTTAAGTTCAGCAACGGCGGCCATTCATTTGGGGTTAATTCTTCTGAATGTAAAACCAAACGACGTTGTCATTTGTCAGTCACTGACATTCTCGGCATCAGCAAATCCTATTCTTTATCTGGGAGCTACCCCTGTTTTTGTCGACAGCGAACCCGAAACCTGGAATCTTTGTCCGATTGCTTTAGAAGAAGCCATTCTGGACACAATTTCCAAAGGGCAAAAACCAAAAGCAATAATAACAGTGCATCTATATGGTGTTCCTTATAAAATTGAGGAAATAAGAGCCGTTGCCAATAAGTACAAAATTCCAATTCTGGAAGATAGTGCCGAGGCATTGGGCAGCGGCTACAAAGGTCAAAAATGCGGTACTTTTGGAGATATCAGTGTTTTTTCATTCAATGGAAACAAAATCATAACCACATCTGGAGGCGGAGCAATTATCACATCAAACTATCAATTAAAGCAAAAAATCCAATTTCTGGCTTCACAAGCCAAAGACAAAGCACCTCATTACCAGCACAGTGAATTAGGATATAATTATCAAATGAGCAATATCTGCGCGGGAATTGGACGTGGACAAATGAAGGTTTTAGACAAACATATCACTTTAAGAAGGGCAATGCATGATTTTTATGTTTCTCTTTTTGAAAACATACCCGGAATCACAGTTTTCACAACGGCAGATCCAGACAGTTTTGCCAATTATTGGCTGACTTCTATACTTGTAAATCCAAATGAAACAAAAAATGGCATTAATCGAGAAACCATCCGATTGGCTTTATTAGACTCGAATATTGAATGCAGACCTTTGTGGAAACCTATGCATTTGCAACCTCTATATAAAAACTATCCTTTTTATGGAACTAAAATTGCAGAAACACTTTTTGAAAAAGGACTTAGTTTGCCTTCGGGTTCCAATTTAACCGATTTGGATAGAGACCGAATAAAAATGGCTTTTATAAAATTATTAGAATAA
- a CDS encoding OmpP1/FadL family transporter, whose translation MKKNLLLYIVAGLTFSTIHSQEIKDAMRYTQSELHGTARFTAMSGAFGALGGDLSSININPAGSAVFNNNQFATTMGSYDTKNNSNYFGTTTSSSESTFDLNQAGGVFVFKTRNRHSDWRKFSMSINYEQTNNFDNSLFSAGVSPVNSVANYFISYANGVPLSLLHDGEYAMMDHGAQQGFLGYQGYIINPVDDTNGDNKLYTSNVRAGGKYYQENSVYSNGHNGKLIFNAGAQYQDFLFFGFNLNSHFTDYVQNSSFYESNNNPSNSIYDIQNLNFSNSLHTYGNGFSFQVGAIAKLTKEVRFGLAYESPTWYNLHDELSQRLTSVNKKDYNVVDPLVINYYAPYDLQTPGNLTASLAYVFGKSGLISIDYKYKDYSSTEFGPTNDPYFREVNSAMHNALGTTNEIRIGSEYKIDNFRLRGGYRFEGSPYNDSVTMGDLYSFSAGLGYSFGPVKLDFSYVNVRTSSREQFFSQGFTERAWINTYKNNYTMTFVFEM comes from the coding sequence ATGAAAAAGAACCTTTTATTATATATAGTAGCAGGACTAACGTTCTCTACAATACATTCTCAAGAAATCAAAGACGCCATGCGCTATACACAAAGCGAACTGCACGGGACAGCTCGTTTTACCGCAATGAGTGGCGCTTTTGGAGCTTTGGGAGGAGATTTATCTTCAATAAATATAAACCCGGCTGGTTCGGCTGTGTTCAATAACAATCAATTCGCCACTACAATGGGGAGTTACGACACAAAAAACAATTCCAATTATTTTGGAACTACCACTTCGTCAAGCGAAAGTACTTTTGACTTAAATCAGGCCGGAGGTGTTTTTGTTTTTAAAACCAGAAACCGACACAGCGATTGGAGAAAGTTTTCGATGTCCATCAATTATGAGCAGACCAATAATTTCGACAATTCATTATTCTCGGCTGGAGTAAGTCCTGTTAACTCTGTGGCCAATTATTTTATCAGTTATGCAAATGGTGTTCCTCTGAGTTTACTTCATGATGGAGAATATGCAATGATGGATCATGGAGCCCAACAGGGTTTCTTGGGGTATCAAGGCTACATTATCAATCCTGTAGACGACACAAACGGCGATAATAAATTATACACTTCAAACGTTCGTGCTGGTGGTAAATATTACCAAGAAAATAGCGTTTACTCAAACGGACATAACGGAAAACTGATTTTTAATGCCGGCGCGCAATACCAAGATTTTCTGTTCTTCGGTTTTAACTTAAACTCACATTTTACCGATTACGTACAGAATTCAAGCTTTTATGAATCCAATAACAATCCTTCAAATTCAATATACGATATTCAAAACTTAAATTTTTCAAATAGTTTACATACTTATGGTAACGGATTTTCGTTCCAAGTGGGAGCTATCGCAAAATTGACAAAAGAAGTTCGTTTTGGTCTTGCCTACGAATCTCCAACATGGTACAATTTACATGATGAACTTTCACAAAGATTGACTTCGGTTAACAAAAAAGATTATAACGTAGTTGATCCTTTGGTTATCAATTACTATGCTCCTTATGATTTGCAAACCCCAGGCAATTTAACCGCAAGCTTAGCCTACGTTTTTGGAAAATCGGGTTTAATCAGTATCGATTACAAATACAAAGATTATAGTAGCACTGAATTTGGCCCTACAAATGATCCTTATTTTAGAGAAGTAAATAGCGCAATGCATAATGCCCTTGGCACCACTAACGAAATACGAATTGGTTCTGAATACAAAATTGACAATTTCAGACTAAGAGGCGGATACCGTTTTGAAGGAAGCCCTTATAATGACTCGGTTACCATGGGAGATTTGTATAGTTTTTCGGCTGGTTTAGGATATAGTTTTGGTCCGGTAAAACTTGATTTCTCTTATGTAAATGTTCGTACTTCTTCAAGAGAGCAATTCTTCTCGCAAGGATTTACCGAAAGAGCATGGATCAACACCTACAAAAACAATTACACTATGACTTTTGTATTTGAAATGTAA
- a CDS encoding response regulator, with the protein MLELIMCIDDDPITLMLFKKVVQKASFAKEIINASNGQDAINLINEANNNPEKENKPKLIFLDLNMPVMGGWEFIDLFNSSNYFNLNNTKIVILTSTIDPDDIKKSKSYLNVIEFLPKPITVEMLDNLKTKI; encoded by the coding sequence ATGTTAGAACTTATCATGTGCATTGATGACGACCCTATTACATTGATGCTATTCAAAAAAGTAGTACAGAAAGCCTCTTTTGCAAAAGAAATAATAAACGCCTCCAACGGTCAAGACGCAATCAATCTAATCAATGAAGCAAACAACAATCCTGAAAAAGAAAACAAACCTAAATTAATCTTTTTAGACTTAAATATGCCCGTTATGGGCGGATGGGAATTTATCGATTTATTCAACAGTTCCAATTACTTTAACCTAAACAATACAAAAATCGTCATTTTAACCTCAACCATAGATCCTGATGACATCAAGAAATCAAAATCATACCTTAATGTTATTGAATTCCTACCTAAGCCTATTACCGTTGAGATGCTGGACAATTTGAAAACCAAAATTTAA
- the rpsT gene encoding 30S ribosomal protein S20, producing the protein MANHKSALKRIRSNEKRRVLNRYQHKTTRNAIKALRIATDKADATAKLSSVISMIDKLAKKNIIHDNKASNLKSKLTKHVAKL; encoded by the coding sequence ATGGCAAATCATAAGTCAGCTCTAAAAAGAATTAGAAGTAACGAAAAGAGAAGAGTATTAAACAGATACCAACATAAAACTACTCGTAATGCTATTAAAGCGTTAAGAATTGCAACTGATAAAGCTGATGCTACTGCTAAATTGTCAAGTGTAATCTCAATGATCGATAAACTAGCAAAGAAAAACATCATTCATGATAACAAAGCTTCAAACTTGAAGTCTAAGTTAACTAAGCATGTTGCTAAATTGTAA
- a CDS encoding amidohydrolase family protein, with protein MNKFEFKIIIVTVFLGSMLVAKAQQINKQYLIYNAQIVDVISGKIKKEKSVLIDNGKIKAIGDYQNLKKNIQVSHIINAGNKFLIPGLWDMHIHLEGENLVEDNKALLPFFFTYGITTVRDCASDLGEQVLEWRNEVASGKLLAPTIFTAGIKLEGINSSWKGDYEIGNEEELNAALDKLDKKHVDFIKITENTLKGPLFLKSIEEAHKRNYIVSGHVPTDLTLDEMVDAGFSSVEHSHYLLRQGCDEKTIVSDLKAGKITKAQANVLYQSTFNQEKANENYKNLGNKGLYVTPTLIGGRQAAFVDENNYPNDSLMASYLTKAYIKDYMSRIERSKNDKPEQIAERKKRYLFLQSQISYMHKAGIKIIAGSDAAPLNAFVFPGQSLIQEMVLFQQAGLSPIDVLRTSTINGARFLKKDKNMGSVDIGKIADLVLLDKNPLEDIHAVEHISGVYTKGRFFDRKALNQILENVKKTKTELDKKREVR; from the coding sequence ATGAATAAGTTCGAATTCAAAATAATAATTGTTACTGTCTTTTTGGGCAGTATGTTGGTTGCAAAAGCGCAACAAATTAATAAACAATACTTGATTTATAACGCACAGATTGTTGATGTTATTTCTGGTAAAATAAAAAAAGAAAAATCGGTATTGATTGATAATGGAAAAATAAAAGCCATTGGCGATTATCAAAATCTGAAAAAAAATATCCAAGTTAGTCATATTATTAATGCTGGGAATAAATTCCTTATTCCGGGTCTTTGGGATATGCATATTCATTTGGAAGGAGAAAATTTGGTTGAAGATAATAAAGCTTTGCTTCCGTTCTTTTTTACTTATGGTATTACCACGGTGAGAGATTGCGCGAGTGATTTGGGAGAACAGGTTTTGGAGTGGCGCAACGAAGTGGCTTCTGGGAAATTACTTGCTCCTACGATTTTTACTGCGGGTATAAAATTGGAAGGGATTAATTCCAGTTGGAAAGGCGATTATGAAATAGGAAACGAAGAGGAGCTTAATGCAGCTTTGGATAAATTGGATAAAAAACATGTGGATTTTATTAAAATTACCGAAAACACATTAAAAGGCCCACTGTTTTTAAAGAGTATTGAAGAAGCACACAAACGTAATTATATTGTTTCAGGACATGTTCCAACGGATCTTACTTTGGACGAAATGGTTGATGCGGGTTTCTCGAGTGTAGAACATTCCCATTATCTTTTAAGACAAGGTTGTGATGAGAAAACAATAGTTTCAGATTTGAAGGCTGGAAAAATAACCAAGGCTCAGGCCAATGTACTGTATCAAAGTACATTTAATCAGGAAAAAGCCAATGAAAATTATAAAAATCTTGGAAACAAAGGCTTGTATGTTACTCCAACGCTTATTGGAGGAAGACAAGCAGCTTTTGTAGATGAAAATAATTATCCGAACGACAGTTTGATGGCGAGTTATTTGACAAAAGCATATATAAAGGACTATATGTCGCGTATAGAACGTTCAAAGAACGATAAACCAGAGCAAATTGCTGAACGCAAGAAAAGATATTTGTTTTTGCAAAGCCAAATTTCTTATATGCATAAGGCAGGTATAAAAATTATAGCGGGTAGTGATGCGGCGCCATTAAATGCTTTTGTTTTTCCGGGGCAATCATTGATTCAAGAAATGGTTTTGTTTCAGCAGGCGGGGCTAAGTCCAATAGATGTTTTGCGCACTTCCACGATAAATGGTGCTCGCTTTTTGAAAAAGGACAAAAATATGGGATCTGTTGATATTGGTAAAATTGCAGATCTCGTATTGTTGGATAAGAATCCTTTGGAAGATATTCATGCAGTAGAACATATTTCTGGAGTTTACACCAAAGGACGATTTTTTGACAGAAAGGCATTGAATCAAATTCTTGAAAATGTAAAGAAAACCAAGACGGAACTTGACAAAAAAAGGGAAGTTCGATAA
- the proS gene encoding proline--tRNA ligase: protein MSKNLTTRAEDYSKWYNELVVKADLAENSGVRGCMVIKPYGYAIWEKMQAELDRMFKETGHQNAYFPLFVPKSMFEAEEKNAEGFAKECAIVTHYRLKNDEDRPGKLMVDPNAKLEEELIVRPTSEAIIWSTYRGWVQSYRDLPLLINQWANVVRWEMRTRLFLRTAEFLWQEGHTAHATKAEAIEESEKMMNVYADFVENFMAIPVIKGLKTETERFAGAEETYCIEALMQDGKALQAGTSHFLGQNFAKAFDVKFANAEGKQEYVWGTSWGVSTRLMGALVMTHSDDQGLVLPPNLAPIQVVIVPIYKSDEQLDTISNEVDVLVKSLRKLNISVKFDNRTTQKPGFKFAEWELKGVPVRIAVGPKDLENGTYEVARRDTLVKEVVSKDGIETYISNLLEQIQKDLFEKALNYRNTHITEVNSFDEFKAVLETEGGFVSAHWDGTAATEEKIKELTKATIRCIPLDRVEQAGSCVFTGDPSVGRVLFAKAY, encoded by the coding sequence ATGAGCAAGAACCTAACAACACGAGCAGAAGATTATTCAAAATGGTACAATGAGTTGGTTGTTAAGGCCGATTTAGCTGAAAATTCAGGGGTTAGAGGGTGTATGGTTATAAAACCTTACGGGTATGCCATCTGGGAAAAAATGCAAGCAGAACTTGATAGAATGTTTAAAGAAACAGGACATCAAAATGCCTATTTTCCTTTGTTTGTTCCAAAGAGCATGTTTGAAGCCGAAGAGAAAAATGCAGAAGGATTTGCAAAAGAATGTGCTATTGTAACTCACTATAGATTAAAAAATGATGAAGATAGGCCAGGGAAACTGATGGTGGATCCTAATGCGAAATTAGAAGAAGAATTAATTGTTCGTCCTACAAGTGAAGCTATTATTTGGTCTACCTATAGAGGATGGGTGCAGTCCTATAGGGATTTACCTTTGCTGATTAACCAATGGGCTAATGTGGTGCGTTGGGAAATGAGAACTAGATTGTTTTTGAGAACAGCAGAATTCTTATGGCAGGAAGGTCATACGGCTCATGCGACAAAAGCAGAAGCGATTGAGGAGTCTGAAAAGATGATGAATGTATATGCTGATTTTGTAGAAAATTTCATGGCTATTCCAGTTATAAAAGGATTAAAAACCGAAACAGAACGTTTTGCTGGAGCAGAGGAAACGTATTGTATAGAAGCCTTAATGCAGGACGGAAAAGCATTGCAAGCTGGGACTTCGCACTTTTTGGGACAAAATTTTGCTAAGGCATTTGATGTTAAATTTGCTAATGCAGAAGGGAAGCAGGAATATGTTTGGGGAACTTCTTGGGGGGTTTCGACCCGATTGATGGGCGCTTTGGTAATGACACATTCTGATGATCAGGGATTGGTGTTGCCACCGAATTTGGCTCCGATTCAAGTTGTTATTGTACCTATATATAAGAGTGATGAACAATTGGATACTATTTCAAATGAAGTGGATGTTTTGGTTAAATCCTTGAGAAAATTAAACATTTCAGTGAAATTCGATAACAGAACGACTCAAAAACCAGGATTCAAATTTGCTGAATGGGAATTAAAAGGAGTGCCTGTTCGAATTGCAGTCGGGCCAAAAGACCTAGAAAACGGAACTTATGAAGTGGCAAGAAGAGATACTCTGGTCAAAGAAGTAGTTTCTAAAGATGGAATTGAGACCTATATCAGTAATTTATTGGAGCAAATCCAAAAAGATTTGTTTGAAAAAGCATTAAATTATAGAAATACACATATCACTGAAGTAAATAGTTTTGATGAATTTAAAGCTGTTTTGGAGACTGAAGGAGGCTTTGTTTCAGCACATTGGGATGGTACTGCTGCGACTGAAGAGAAGATCAAAGAATTGACCAAAGCAACAATAAGATGTATTCCTTTGGATAGAGTAGAACAGGCGGGAAGCTGTGTGTTTACTGGGGATCCGTCAGTGGGAAGAGTGCTTTTTGCTAAGGCGTATTAA
- a CDS encoding N-acetylmuramoyl-L-alanine amidase produces the protein MKKYFFNITLALLIASCATKNPHTATEKDYNAQIKNLKETISQKEAVELKKEPYVIIDSVAYRYNSQLLNFKDTISKTDSEVLKNGIVSEWVGTVNFNLRKPNFIILHHTAQDSIQQTVKTFTLKDTKVSAHYIIGRDGKVIHMLNDYLRAWHAGNGSWGKNTDINSSSIGIELDNNGSEPFSDAQINTLLALLTKLKKDYNIPTQNIIGHSDIAPSRKVDPSALFPWKLLAANGFGVWPDEILPCPPTDFNAEMGLQAIGYSTKNLSAAITAFKLHFIQNEVNNVLDEKTISTIYSVYKK, from the coding sequence ATGAAAAAGTATTTTTTCAATATCACCCTCGCCCTTTTAATTGCTTCGTGTGCTACAAAAAATCCTCACACTGCAACCGAAAAGGATTATAATGCCCAAATAAAAAACTTAAAAGAAACCATATCCCAAAAGGAAGCAGTTGAATTAAAAAAAGAACCTTACGTTATTATCGACAGTGTAGCTTATCGATACAACAGCCAGTTATTAAATTTTAAAGACACTATCTCTAAAACCGATAGTGAAGTTTTAAAAAACGGAATTGTTTCTGAATGGGTTGGGACGGTGAATTTTAATTTACGAAAACCTAATTTTATTATTTTGCATCACACAGCGCAGGATTCTATACAACAAACCGTAAAAACTTTTACCCTGAAAGACACCAAAGTTAGTGCTCATTATATAATAGGCAGAGATGGAAAAGTTATTCACATGCTAAACGACTACCTAAGAGCCTGGCATGCCGGAAATGGGTCTTGGGGAAAAAACACCGATATTAACTCCAGTTCCATCGGAATTGAATTGGACAATAATGGATCTGAACCTTTTTCGGATGCACAGATTAATACTTTATTGGCATTGTTAACCAAATTAAAGAAAGATTACAATATTCCAACCCAAAACATAATTGGACATTCGGATATTGCTCCTTCACGAAAAGTGGATCCAAGCGCATTATTTCCATGGAAACTTTTGGCTGCAAATGGCTTCGGAGTATGGCCCGATGAAATACTGCCCTGCCCCCCCACAGATTTTAATGCCGAAATGGGATTACAAGCAATAGGATACAGCACCAAAAATCTTTCGGCTGCCATCACCGCTTTCAAACTTCATTTCATCCAAAATGAAGTTAATAATGTTTTGGACGAAAAAACAATCAGCACTATTTACTCGGTGTACAAAAAATAA
- a CDS encoding PAS domain-containing sensor histidine kinase has protein sequence MKNKANQIALLYTLSTLFLAIISFKLAKLYSFSNYYAFNFIKDLFFITATGLFFRYILYKNDKRSSEINKNLRHTNDKLKESNDKYDIVAKATSDTIWDWKIPEDQITWNKGIKEIFGYSQNQVGHNSKWWFDNIHPEDSIKMSVKLYSFLEQKTEKWQDQYRFKCSDGSYKYVLDRGFIIKDENDKAIRMIGTIQDITKQKEEENRLKLLETVFTEAKDAIIITEAVSDDNQIPKIVFANPAFNTMSGYDHSEVIGKSLNSFMGKNSDLLEIEKLTDSIKNKKECFLEIILYKKDQSEYWVRLSFLPVYNVEHDLSHWISIQRDVTEEKTLEKEKEILIRELTQNNKDLKQFSYITSHNLRAPLSNLTGLLNLTEFLTIEDEELKEILNGFKISTHLLNETINDLAKVITIKDSASIQNEELLIQDVFKNILSQLHIQLEEIKPQLNISYGNITKIHTNKAYFESIFINLLTNSLKYRSHDRNLIIDITITEEENDTLKIIFRDNGIGIDLERNKNKIFGLYQRFHDYPDSKGLGLFLVKSQIETMGGNISIKSKVDKGTEFILTFKS, from the coding sequence ATGAAAAACAAAGCCAACCAAATAGCCCTACTATATACCCTTTCCACATTATTTTTAGCTATTATTAGCTTTAAATTGGCAAAACTCTATTCTTTCTCTAATTATTATGCTTTTAATTTCATAAAAGACCTTTTTTTTATAACTGCCACTGGTCTCTTTTTTCGATACATTTTATACAAAAATGACAAAAGAAGCTCCGAGATTAACAAAAATCTCAGACACACGAATGACAAGTTAAAAGAATCCAACGACAAATATGATATTGTCGCCAAAGCAACAAGTGACACGATTTGGGATTGGAAAATCCCGGAAGACCAGATTACCTGGAACAAGGGAATCAAAGAAATATTTGGTTACAGTCAAAATCAGGTTGGACATAATTCCAAATGGTGGTTTGACAACATTCACCCGGAGGACAGCATAAAGATGTCTGTTAAACTCTATTCTTTTTTGGAACAAAAAACAGAAAAATGGCAAGATCAATATCGCTTTAAATGTTCAGACGGCTCTTATAAATATGTACTAGACAGAGGTTTTATTATAAAAGACGAAAACGATAAAGCCATTAGAATGATTGGTACCATACAGGATATTACCAAGCAAAAAGAAGAAGAAAACCGTTTAAAATTACTTGAAACTGTTTTTACAGAAGCCAAAGACGCAATCATCATTACCGAAGCAGTCTCAGATGACAATCAAATTCCGAAAATAGTTTTTGCCAATCCAGCTTTTAATACAATGTCGGGATACGATCATTCAGAAGTTATTGGTAAATCCCTTAATTCCTTTATGGGAAAAAATTCAGATTTACTGGAAATTGAAAAATTAACAGACTCAATAAAAAATAAAAAAGAATGCTTTCTAGAAATCATTCTTTACAAAAAAGACCAGTCCGAATACTGGGTTCGACTTTCCTTTTTACCCGTCTATAATGTCGAACACGATCTTTCGCACTGGATATCCATACAAAGAGATGTTACAGAAGAAAAAACATTAGAAAAAGAAAAAGAAATACTTATTCGGGAATTAACCCAAAACAACAAAGACTTAAAACAATTCTCTTATATAACCTCTCACAATTTAAGAGCACCTTTATCAAACCTGACTGGATTGTTAAACCTAACTGAATTCCTTACTATTGAGGACGAAGAATTAAAAGAAATACTGAACGGATTTAAAATATCAACTCATCTCCTAAACGAAACAATTAACGACCTCGCCAAAGTAATCACCATAAAAGACAGCGCCTCTATACAAAATGAAGAATTACTTATCCAGGATGTTTTCAAAAATATCCTTAGCCAACTTCATATTCAGCTCGAAGAAATAAAACCGCAATTGAATATTTCTTACGGAAACATCACCAAAATACACACCAATAAAGCGTATTTTGAAAGCATCTTTATCAATTTACTCACCAATTCATTAAAATACAGATCACACGACAGAAACCTAATAATTGACATCACCATAACAGAGGAAGAAAACGACACCTTAAAAATTATTTTCAGAGACAATGGTATTGGTATCGATTTAGAAAGAAATAAAAATAAAATTTTTGGTCTTTATCAAAGGTTTCATGATTATCCAGACAGCAAAGGCTTAGGCTTATTCCTGGTTAAATCACAAATAGAAACAATGGGAGGCAACATCAGCATAAAAAGTAAAGTTGACAAAGGAACCGAATTCATACTAACTTTTAAATCATAA
- the rimO gene encoding 30S ribosomal protein S12 methylthiotransferase RimO, with the protein MRTKSLKKNKINVITLGCSKNVYDSEVLMGQLKASGKEVTHEAKAEDEGNIIVINTCGFIDNAKAESVNMILEYADKKDKGLVDKVFVTGCLSERYRPDLEKEIPNVDQYFGTTELPALLKALGADYKHELLGERLTTTPKNYAYLKISEGCDRPCSFCAIPLMRGKNVSQTIEKLVKEAEGLAKNGVKELILIAQDLTYYGLDLYKKRALGDLLEALVKVEGIEWIRLHYAFPTGFPMDVLEIMKREPKICKYIDIPLQHISDSILKSMRRGTTQEKTTQLLKDFRAAVPGMAIRTTLIVGYPGETEEDFNILKDFVQEMKFDRMGCFAYSHEENTHAYLLEDDVPDDVKQDRANEIMELQSQISWDLNQEKVGKTFRCIIDRKEGGHFVGRTEFDSPDVDNEVLIDATKHYVKTGEFAMIKIIEATEFDLYGEPV; encoded by the coding sequence ATGAGAACGAAGTCTTTAAAGAAGAACAAAATAAATGTGATCACGCTAGGGTGCTCCAAAAATGTATATGACAGTGAAGTGCTGATGGGACAACTGAAAGCGAGCGGCAAAGAAGTAACCCATGAAGCCAAAGCGGAAGACGAAGGAAACATTATCGTGATTAATACTTGCGGTTTTATTGATAATGCCAAGGCAGAATCGGTGAATATGATTCTGGAATATGCCGACAAGAAAGACAAAGGACTTGTAGACAAAGTTTTTGTTACTGGTTGTTTATCTGAAAGATACAGACCGGATTTGGAAAAAGAAATTCCGAATGTAGACCAATATTTTGGAACTACGGAATTGCCTGCTTTATTGAAGGCTTTGGGTGCCGATTACAAACATGAATTATTGGGAGAACGCTTGACAACTACTCCCAAAAACTACGCTTATTTGAAAATTTCGGAAGGTTGCGACAGGCCTTGCAGTTTTTGTGCCATCCCATTAATGAGAGGGAAAAATGTTTCGCAAACCATCGAAAAGCTGGTTAAAGAAGCGGAAGGATTAGCCAAAAACGGTGTAAAAGAATTGATTTTGATTGCGCAGGACTTAACGTATTATGGTCTTGATTTGTATAAAAAAAGAGCTCTTGGCGATTTGCTTGAAGCATTGGTAAAAGTTGAAGGTATTGAATGGATTCGTTTGCATTACGCCTTCCCTACCGGTTTCCCGATGGATGTTCTTGAAATCATGAAACGCGAACCAAAAATTTGTAAATACATTGATATTCCGTTGCAACACATCTCGGATTCTATTTTAAAATCGATGCGTCGCGGAACTACTCAGGAAAAAACCACTCAATTATTGAAAGACTTTAGAGCGGCGGTTCCTGGAATGGCCATCCGCACGACTTTAATCGTTGGTTATCCCGGAGAAACTGAAGAAGATTTCAATATCCTGAAAGATTTTGTGCAGGAGATGAAGTTTGACAGAATGGGATGTTTTGCTTATTCACATGAAGAAAACACCCACGCTTATTTGTTGGAAGATGATGTTCCGGATGATGTAAAACAAGATCGTGCCAATGAAATAATGGAATTACAATCTCAGATTTCATGGGATTTGAACCAAGAGAAAGTTGGCAAAACCTTCAGATGTATTATTGACAGAAAAGAAGGTGGCCATTTTGTTGGAAGAACAGAATTTGACAGTCCAGATGTTGATAATGAAGTTTTAATTGACGCCACAAAACACTATGTAAAAACAGGTGAATTTGCAATGATCAAAATCATTGAGGCAACAGAATTTGATTTGTACGGAGAACCGGTTTAG